The DNA window TTGGTTACCTACCTGTAGATCTTTGGTCAATGGAGTACTATACATTCCACCAGACGAAACCGTAATGACACGTGCATCAGGGGAAGCTTTCTCTAACAGTGGTACCATCAGTTCAGTCATTGTGTAAGTTCCTAATACATTGATAGCAAAGCTTAACTCAAACCTGGAatggaaaaattaaaattaaaagcagTATTTGTGAAACAGTGGATATAGCATAGCAATATTTGAACAACCAATATTGTTTTGTGATAAACAGTTTAAGTATAAAGTGCTGTCGAATAGCAGCTACAGCGTTCTAGTGtagatgaatttgaaaaagacAGCAGATCAATGACCAATACAGTTAGAGTTGGCGGAAGAATTGAAAAATTGTTTCCATATTCAACCAAAAAAAAGACTCACCCCTCTGATGTGGTCACTCGATTTTGCTCAAGCACACCAGCATTGTTAACCTTGATGCAAAAAATTGTTCTGTATTAGATTTTATTCAAAAGAATAAATTGGCTAAAATTATCATATGAGAAGTTAAGCTTGTGTTGGAAAAAAGATATATAAGttgtaattttttgaaataaaaccGTATCCTCTAGCATTCTATAGATATCccctaaattatttttttagtgaAATTCTTTGTACCATCTACACCTTTGACAAAAAGTGTGTTAGTATCCGAGTCGCCGTCGGACACCAGCATTTATAATTACGTTTgacttattcattttttaaactgTTACCGGTATCAACGTGTCAGTATTGGTGCCGTGTCTCGTGTCTGTGCCTCATAGGTGAAATTACCAGCAAATTCAACTATGGAGTGAGGTATTATATTATCTCACCAATATAGCAATATGATAGAGAATTTACCAACACATGTAGTGGCACATTCTTTTTGGAAAACCTGGAAGCAAATGACTTGATATCCGAGACAGATGACAAATCACAAATCTGCAAGAAAAATTGGCAAGTCATGAGCAATCAGAATAACATTTACTATTTCCAAATCAACTCAATTGTGAGAAGTTCCATAAAGCTTATGCTCGATACACAATTGGAGAAAAACAGAAAAGGATATACCTCCAAATGTACATTTTGATTGCCAGTTTTAGTCTGAATTTGAGAAAGAGCAGCCTCTCCTCTCTCCTTATTACGACATACAAGATAGACGTTTGCACCACTGGAAAAAATCAATAAACATATATTGGCATACAACTTCCGATACTGAAAAACACAAAAGTCCAGAAACAAACATCAGATGAAAGATCAAAACCGCTGCGCAAGACCCTCGGCTGTTGCATAACCAATTCCAGAGTTTGCTCCTGTAACTATGCAATTCTTCCCTGGTATTTGTGTTTCCATTTCTTCTGGTTTGAAATTCTTAGAATGCTCACTGTAAAAGTTAAGAGAAGTTAACATAAGCTCCATAAACAATCCTTCTTCGCATCTATATTATCGTACCGTGTCCCTACTGAAAGCTCTGTGGAGGATTGGCTGATGAGCATCGTGAGCAACACGGATACTCTGAGTACTCAACTTTTGAGCTTTCTTTTGCATAAAATCTGGTCCGCCCGTAACGACTTAGTTTTTAAAAACTTGAAAAAGCGACCAGAGGTTATTGCTTCGGAAGCGCTGGACTGTGTAGCTGAGTTCAACAGATTCGGGGTGGCAAAGGGCAAACCAGGCGTGGCGTGGGAACAAGAGGACATGTGCTGTAGCGATACGCAGATTGTTCAGATTGACGCTGGAGTGTTTACGGATGATTCTGCAGCTTTTGGCTGCGTGTTCAGGAAGCTTCAACAAGGTGTTTCTCTTGCAGCCTGCAGCAAAGAACTGATCACAGTGGAACCAGCGGTCGCGGAGATCTTAGCTATCTGTTGGGGCCTTCGGCTGGCAAGAGATTTGAAGGTTGAGAAGGTTTTGGTTCAGTCTGATGCGATGATGGTGGTGGACTGCATTAATGGCATCCAAAAGTTTGCGGTAATTGAACCTATTGCGGCGGATTGCCGGGAGCTGCTTAAGAGTTTTACTGTTTCTTCTATTATGTTTATTAACAGAAATTGTAATATTGATGCCCACAACTTGGTTAGATGGGGTAAACATCTTGGGTCTAGAACTTggttagggggtgtccctgatggAGACCCTGTTTCATCTGTATTGCCTGTTTCCAGTTAATGAAATTTGGTtcacatcaaaaaaaaaaaaagaagttaacATAAGCTACCAATTTAGCCATATCACTAAACATTGTGATGGCCCCTACTTAATTTACGGTTGGAGAACCTCTAGCCAGGACCGACTCAAAATTTTCAAGGTCCTCTGGAAATTAATCACAGTTTAACCATGACacaacaaataaataaagattttatttaattacaaCAAATATTTTATAAGTCTCAATAGTCACAGTTTAACTGTGACAAATTTTAGACCTCAGAGATGACAATCACTATTTAGGTCATATCACTAGCCAATGTGATATCTCCAATAATTCTAAATTGATATTTTGTCCTTAGAATGAAATGAATTTATATTACACCTGACATAAGAAATTCAAGGACTTTGAACCTAATATTCATAATTATGGATTATCATGACAGACATTATACTTACATATATATGTTATATGAACTGGTTAGTTatctgaaaagaaaaagaaacttacAGAAAAGCAGGTTTGGTGAAATTGAGGTAACCATAAACACCAAAAGCAGATTGTCTCCATGTCTGATGAAACAGAAACAggaaaagatcaaagaaattggGTTACAGTAAATGTAAAatagaaagaagaggaaaaagaaTACCTTGAGAAGAAACATTGTGAGAATTGGAATTGTAATGGAGAATTGAAACTGAAACTCAAATTGCAATTGCAGCATGCTCCGTATGTTATGGCCTTATGGGTACTACTTGACGTGTGCATATCGAAAGAACCGCACTTTTCAATCACGTGCGTTGCAGGTGTGGAAATTGTACTATAGGCAACGTAGCAGCTATTAACACCactcctttgtttttttttttcatgacTTTTCTAAGATTTTTTTGTTGGGTTAAACTCTTACTTTTACATGGAATGGAATGCGATAGAAACTCATTTCATCTAATAATAAATCTAAGACATGTGTAATGGGTGTGTTTATTTAAACTCAACATGGCAAAATCATGTGCAATGGGTGTTTAGAGTAGTGTTGAGTGTGTGTTGGAGGAGAGAGatgttgagaaaactcaacacaatgTACACTGACACGTAGCTGTTTGTGATTGGCTGGtcagatttttatccatttaatactttgaactcaattatttcgttgcaaattattttttttatttttttttttttaccaaaattcatgattttttttcctctataaatagagacttggttcatttgatttggacacagaaaaaaaaccaagtttttcactattttaatcttattattatctttttattagtgtttattttgaagttaagtgtctttttttagtgaaatggatcccaataatcattttaacactcaaaattttgctaattttccatttaaccaaaatcccaacaattttcaaaattCCAATCAATTATCTTGtgtgttgtattttaatttaatttaatatgatttgtatcgtatccaattatttaaattaattttgtttttattacaaaaagtttaaaaaataaattgttaagtatttattattttaatttaattttaatcgataattgtaattttatgtaattataaaaataaaaataaaatttaaataagaatatgaaaataaaaagtggtggggtagggtgttgagtgaaaaaccattggagaaggtaaaagttgaatgagtgttgagttattaggtggaagagagagaaaatgatgtggagtgttgggagttgaaaaaATGGGTGTTGAGTGTTGAAACCGTTGTAAATGgtctaatattattattttagctAAATTTTTATTCCACTTAAATTAAATTGGAATGTATCCGATGAAATGGAATAGATAAGTAACACAATTATAAATTTattcttcaaattttcaatttcattaaCCATATTATATTCACATCATTTCTATAAATATACATCAACTTCATACTTGATTCAATCTCCCTGAAAAAATGGATACAAAAATCTTTAAGGAGTTGAATAGGCCTATTTCAAttagataattttaaaatattttaggtttcataaaataaaattagagaTTTTAAAATACCCAGAAGCAACTTGCAATATGAAGAGAGCTTAAAAGCTTCTCAATGATTTAATTTAATGGGAATACTACGAGATATTACTAAAGACAAGATTCTTTCTAATGCAAATCAATTACAAGATAACCAAAATCACTTCAAACAAAACGATTTAAAAACTTTATATaaaaattcattcaaaacataaTTGGATTTGTGATGATCCAATAGGTTTGATGCATCATAGACATAAGCTTACACATTAAAACATTATAAGCAAGATCTAACCTAAATGACATATAAATGATACAATCATACAATAGTTATAGTAATGAATACAAAAAATTAAAggagagaagagaagaaagaaagacACTCATAGATATATAGTGGTCTGACGTTCGTCCTCGCTATGCCTACACCACAATTCAATGGTGTTGAAACCATCGAAAAATAATCATGATCTTCCACTATTTCATAAGTTTGATACAAGCATTTTGATTATCATGAAATATCTCACGATAATTCCCCTGTTGATGCAAATATGAAACCGCTAAcaaaaaacaagatcctcaatgatcttgatccaataactatgctatccacaataacctaatccaagtcttcaTATGTGGTAATCCACCTTTATCCCACTGAATTCTTGTCTGAGCGATTAAATTAGCTAAGCGTTCAATTGGACAACTCTCAATTTCGTATATGAACAGTCTTTACACAACTTCACCAAAGTTGGATAACTCCCAACTCTGTTTTACGAACCATCGGTATTTGACTTTGCCAAAGTCTTCCATGGAGTATAGTGAAACTTTTTTCTCTATAGATAATACAACATCCAAACTGCATTCAAGAAATGATTCCTGCACCTATTACAAAtaacaaacttcacacaaaaatGTTAAATACCCTAATGTACCACCAGTCTCCCTCATACACTCATTCTTTAGAGATAATGGTCCACAACATTGGTGAAAATGATGAATAGTTCCAAAGGAATccctctctcacacacacacaaacgCACGCATACACACACACGCACGCACACACAATAATTCATAAGATATCAAAAGATATTGGTAAATGAAGAACATACACAAAGGTTCTCTCAAGTTTCTGCATAAAATGGGTCTTGGTTCTTGATGCTTATCATGAGTTTgatcaaaattaaatctttacAAGATTGATCAACTCACTCTCTCTGATTTTTCTCAAtaacaaattaaacaaaacaaagtGTAACAAAAAAGAGATGCAATCTAACATGAATTACACTCAAGAAATTGTTCACGGTAATTTCCTCAAGGTCTTCTCTGGTCACCACTTGATCTCCCATGGTTGATCAAGCTACAAAAAGAAACAAGAGAAAACATACTCTAATTTCACATGATGAAATCAGAATCACGAAGGATTAGCTAGTGTTAAACCTAGAACAAAATAAAAGTTTGCAAGCAACAAACTTGTCAGATAAAACCATGGAATCCACTAGAAAGAGAAAATGATTGAATTTTATTATGATGAAAGATGACCTTAGCAGCCACACCTAAAAGTATTTAAGTACATTAAAGAAACTCTAATAGGATTTTAAtccaaaatagaaataaaagaaacCCTAATAGgattttaatccaaaacaaaaataaaataaaaattacaaaatgaTTAAAATGTTGTTTTTGGGCCTGAAACAAACTCGGATGGCTTAAAAAAAGTATAATAATACTCATTATGATATCATACACCAAACTTGCATAAATCCCGCCGAACCTTTTCGATGCGCCACTTCTTCTTCGATACTCATAATTAGCCTTTCTACATCAGACACCTAAATATTTTTCAAGCAATTGTGTTTCACGAAAGCCATACCTAGAAGTCAATTTATGTCAAATAGGCGCAAAAGTGTTTgtagagattttttttttataaactcaCTTGCTGACAAGACAAAAGGAAAAATTGATTAACAATATCAAGCACAAACTGCATTTGAACCTCTATAGCTTGACAAAACAATAATAGATCATTTGCAAACATCAAGTGAGATATGAGAGGGCCATTTCTACCCGCCTTCATGATTTTTGAAAAAGCCTTTCTCCACACTATGAGAAATAAGATGAGGCAATTCATCCATACAAACAACAAAGAGGTACAAATAATTTCAATAAGGTTGCGAGAATTAAACCTCTCCATAAATTTACCACACCTGTTAGCATAAGCAGGAGCTCCTCCTTTTTTTCCAAAGCATTTGCAATATCATTAAAATCTCCTGCGACTAACCACACACTCTACATAGAAGTTGCAATAATCCTCAGATCATCCCATAAACCTATTATACTCTCTTCACGTGGACTAATATATACTGCTGAAAAAAATAATCATTACCACTTGGAAACACACCTTTCACAAGTggatatattgattttttttctaaattaagcTCATACTAACATCACCTTTTCTCCAAGCAACCATGATACCTCACGCATAACCTTTAACAAAAGTGCAATTCCAACCATCAAAACCCAATAATTGAAAAGTATTCTTGAGTTTATTAGGATCACATATGGTTCCCGTTATCACAAGGATACTAGGATGATACATATCCACACACTGTTTACAAGTAGAATAAAATCTTGAACTCGCTGCCCCACGACAATTCCATATAAGAATACTATTATATTGACTAATCAtaacaaacaattaatcaataagCATTGAACCCTTTTGTTGCCTATGGTTAGATATATTCAAAGTCTTTTGAACCACTTCCATGCTAGAATCTCCCACAATTGAAACACCTTTGTTATGGGCATCTAAAATTCTTCTATCTCCAAACCCTTTTGGTCCCTACCTATCTTAATATTGTTCAACAAGTTTGCATGTTTCAAGTTGGCATTAAGGGGTCTAAGGAGATTAGAAACCTCAATATGATCCTTGTCATTATTTGCTTGAACTAAGTCCAATTCCTCTATTTATGAACCATCATTTTTAAGTAGATTAGTAGTTTGTAGAGCTATGACCTAATCTATTGTCTTTGTGTTTCATTATTAGGAGCATGAGTAGAATTTTTGAAATGACTAGTAATGAATATTTCCATATTATTGATATCATGGGGTTCCATAAGTTTCTCACTAACTGACATAGAAGTATTCCATTGTTGCCATTTAATGTTAATAAGTTATACCTTAGAATGATCTTTTTTGTCATTAGCTTTTTTTATACGATTCTGTATGGAAAATTTGCTCTCCTCCTAAAAGGCTCATTGATAATCTTCCGTTTTATGTTCTCGCGTGGTGCATTCTCTCTCTATAGATTATGCATGATCTTTTGCGAGATATTCTCCCATATTATTTGCTCCTCCTCCAAATTCTCAACTTCCTAATTTGGGATATCTTTATTCAAAATAGCAAATCTTGATCTCATTGATTTTGCTTCAACATTAATTACCACCGAAACATTCATCTGACTATCATGCACCACCGTCAAATCATTCTACTTATTTTTCCTTGGAGGTCTTTGTTTACTGACAACCGACCAAGGACCCTCTTAGACCTTACTACCACCTTGAATACCATTGGACTCCACATTCTTTTCTCCCTCTTGGAAACTTCTTCCTCCTTAGCTACTTTCTCTCCACAACCTTCCATATAGTGACTAAACTTCCCATAGTTGAGACATAACAAATGTATCCTTCATATTCCACCTATGCACAATCTCACATACTTGCCTCGttcttgaagaaaaaagagttcTTGTCCACTTTCTCTATTCTACCAATTTTGTTACCAATGAATGTAAGAACTTTTGCATCATAATACTCATTTGATAACCTTGAAAATCTCACATAAACCGCAACCTTCTTAATTTATCACTATCCACATTAAAATTAGGGCTCCATTCTCTAACACTGAGATCATGATCATATATTAACCCAGGGTATTCCATTAAAACataatatttatcatttttatcGAAAAAAGTCACAAGAAAATAGAGTAGTTGTTACTCAGATCTATAATATTGATGATATCATTCCTCCCCCACATCTATTTCAAACGAGTTTCCAAGACGTTATATCTAATCTTCCTACCAAGAAGTTTAATAATAACTCCCGATTTCCATAGTTTGACAATTCTTTCCTCTTATTTGCCCGAAAGTGTGAAAGTTGGACAAGCATATTGACTCATCTTTCTTTCCTCTACCAGTAGATATTTTTTCTAATCATCCCTTGAGAGATTCTTTATTTCTTCATCAGtcaaaataataatcatattatCATTATTCTGCTCGTCCCCATTAGAATTCTCGATCCTTGAATCCTTATAGAACTTTTTGGATACATGAATATTTCTTGATCATTCTTATTCGTTGCAGTTGCATCCTCATACACCAAATTCATGCTCAAGCCTAGTTTAAATTTTTGATCATCGCCTTTGACTTTTTTAGAGTTGCACTCCAAAAGATCTTGTTAATCATACGAGATTCCGTGTTTTTCGAGCACAAACCCTAGTGGAGAATTTCCAACCATGCAAATCCTTGAAGAATAGTTAGTTGGTATAAAGTTGTAGGACTTTCACTCTTTTTATTTAgcctatttttttaatagatatgTATATATAGGTCGACTTATAAGATTTCATAAACTTTTTAAATAACCTAAATATGACCTATTTAATTAGATaagcttttaaaaaaataaatttaatattttcattaaatATGTTAAGTTTAATCAGACTTTAATAGTCCGAACCATTGACTTGTAAATTTGTGTGACCTATTCTAATCTCTAAAGACGAAGTTACAAACAATTAACCTTGTACATGTTTAATTATTGAAAGTTTCATAACTATAAATTGAAACTAATTTTTAgttctttcaaattttaaaatttaatacaaaactaattttaatttttaaaaatttcaaaaagagAAAACTACTCCGAGCATAGGCTAATATTGCTTATTATTAGATTGACATTGTAAACTGAATTGCAACTCATGGAACAATAAACAAAAGAATACTTTTGTATTTAAAAATTACGTACAAACTACGAATggaaaaataaatacatttttt is part of the Vicia villosa cultivar HV-30 ecotype Madison, WI linkage group LG2, Vvil1.0, whole genome shotgun sequence genome and encodes:
- the LOC131653082 gene encoding uncharacterized protein LOC131653082 isoform X1; its protein translation is MLQLQFEFQFQFSITIPILTMFLLKTWRQSAFGVYGYLNFTKPAFLEHSKNFKPEEMETQIPGKNCIVTGANSGIGYATAEGLAQRGANVYLVCRNKERGEAALSQIQTKTGNQNVHLEICDLSSVSDIKSFASRFSKKNVPLHVLVNNAGVLEQNRVTTSEGFELSFAINVLGTYTMTELMVPLLEKASPDARVITVSSGGMYSTPLTKDLQYSESNFNGTEQYARNKRVQVALTENWGETYKNKGIGFYSMHPGWADTPGVAKSLPSFSKSLAGKLRTSEEGADTVIWLALQPKEKLVSGGFYFDRAEAPKHLSFNATNGSHAAINSVIDSLRSLASLS
- the LOC131653082 gene encoding uncharacterized protein LOC131653082 isoform X2, translating into MLISQSSTELSVGTREHSKNFKPEEMETQIPGKNCIVTGANSGIGYATAEGLAQRGANVYLVCRNKERGEAALSQIQTKTGNQNVHLEICDLSSVSDIKSFASRFSKKNVPLHVLVNNAGVLEQNRVTTSEGFELSFAINVLGTYTMTELMVPLLEKASPDARVITVSSGGMYSTPLTKDLQYSESNFNGTEQYARNKRVQVALTENWGETYKNKGIGFYSMHPGWADTPGVAKSLPSFSKSLAGKLRTSEEGADTVIWLALQPKEKLVSGGFYFDRAEAPKHLSFNATNGSHAAINSVIDSLRSLASLS